A single Brachybacterium sillae DNA region contains:
- a CDS encoding AbgT family transporter yields the protein MSTSVPSAPAPRGLGDRFLTGVERLGNKLPEPFTLFLVLFLLTGLISTAMALAGVVVQVPGDDEPTVIKGLFTGEGLTWLTTNLGANYVGFPPLVTVLPILLAIGIAQHSGLLAAAIRSLFGAAPRWLLPYVIGVVGVSGSIMADSAFVVIPPLAALVFKAAGRHPVAGLLGGFAAAGAGFSTNVLPTSLDALFAGITTSVMSSLPNLEAAPVTPVSNWWFNIVSAVLLGLLAGLIIDRVIEPRLVRQGVPVDEVEDPDATASAGGTDVETMQASLTPVERRGMVLATLAAVALTALVLVAVLPAGSPWRNEEGGFLPKSPLLSSITFLVFAYFVVVGVVYGMVTGTVRSVTDAARMMLEALKEMLPFILLAFILGQFIALFTWTGIGAWIAVTGAEFLQSIGLTGFAAVLAFILLASVLNLFIISGSSMWTIMAAVFVPMFALLGYEPAFTQAAFRVGDSATQVITPMNPYMIVLLGMLRRYEPAAGFGTLMARMLPFVVPFWLVWTLLLAVFFFLGLPLGPGNDIRIG from the coding sequence GTGAGCACCTCCGTCCCCTCCGCCCCGGCCCCACGCGGCCTCGGCGACCGCTTCCTGACCGGTGTCGAGCGGCTGGGCAACAAGCTGCCCGAGCCCTTCACCCTGTTCCTCGTCCTGTTCCTCCTCACCGGCCTCATCTCCACCGCCATGGCGCTCGCCGGGGTGGTAGTGCAGGTGCCGGGGGATGACGAACCGACCGTCATCAAGGGTCTGTTCACCGGAGAGGGCCTCACCTGGCTCACCACCAACCTCGGGGCGAACTACGTCGGGTTCCCGCCCCTGGTCACGGTGCTGCCGATCCTGCTGGCGATCGGCATCGCGCAGCATTCGGGCCTGCTGGCCGCCGCCATCCGCTCCCTGTTCGGTGCCGCTCCGCGCTGGCTGCTGCCGTACGTCATCGGCGTGGTGGGCGTCAGCGGGTCGATCATGGCCGACTCCGCCTTCGTGGTGATCCCGCCGCTGGCGGCCCTGGTGTTCAAGGCTGCCGGGCGTCACCCCGTGGCCGGACTGCTGGGCGGCTTCGCCGCCGCAGGTGCCGGGTTCTCCACGAACGTGCTGCCGACCAGCCTGGATGCGCTCTTCGCCGGCATCACCACCTCCGTGATGAGCTCTCTTCCGAACCTCGAGGCGGCACCGGTGACCCCGGTGTCGAACTGGTGGTTCAACATCGTCTCGGCGGTGCTGCTGGGTCTGCTCGCGGGCCTGATCATCGATCGGGTGATCGAGCCCCGTCTGGTGCGCCAGGGGGTTCCGGTCGACGAGGTGGAGGATCCGGACGCCACCGCCTCCGCCGGTGGCACCGACGTCGAGACGATGCAGGCGTCGCTCACCCCGGTCGAGCGCCGCGGGATGGTGCTGGCCACCCTCGCCGCCGTGGCGCTGACCGCTCTGGTGCTGGTGGCGGTGCTTCCGGCGGGGTCCCCGTGGCGCAACGAGGAGGGCGGCTTCCTGCCGAAGTCGCCGCTGCTGTCGTCGATTACCTTCCTGGTGTTCGCGTACTTCGTCGTGGTCGGCGTGGTCTACGGGATGGTCACCGGCACGGTGCGGTCGGTCACCGACGCCGCCCGCATGATGCTGGAGGCGCTGAAGGAGATGCTCCCCTTCATCCTGTTGGCGTTCATCCTGGGCCAGTTCATCGCCCTGTTCACCTGGACGGGCATCGGCGCCTGGATCGCCGTCACCGGCGCGGAGTTCCTCCAGAGCATCGGCCTGACCGGGTTCGCGGCGGTGCTTGCGTTCATCCTGCTGGCGAGCGTGCTCAACCTGTTCATCATCTCGGGCTCGTCGATGTGGACGATCATGGCCGCCGTCTTCGTGCCGATGTTCGCCCTGCTCGGTTACGAACCGGCGTTCACGCAGGCCGCGTTCCGTGTCGGCGACTCCGCCACCCAGGTGATCACCCCCATGAACCCGTACATGATCGTGCTGCTGGGGATGTTGCGGCGCTACGAGCCGGCCGCCGGTTTCGGCACCCTGATGGCCCGGATGCTGCCGTTCGTGGTGCCGTTCTGGCTGGTATGGACGCTCCTCCTGGCGGTGTTCTTCTTCCTGGGGCTGCCTCTGGGCCCCGGCAACGACATCCGTATCGGCTGA
- a CDS encoding M20 family metallopeptidase: MIADDADPGRIPPAPSTAYLDELDAAQADAVATQRHPGSSFTGACADLHRRLGEIADELRPELVDLMLDLAAHPETAFEEHRSAAVIADLLTAHGLEVQRGAHGLDTALRAEIPGSVNRPGGSTGTPPVPAILAEYDALPGIGHGCGHNVIAAMGVGGFLALAELAREDPHAVPGRVVFLGTPAEEGHSGKELMAREGAFGDIDLAVMAHAYPYDLADQAWLGRRTLTVEFHGHTAHASAQPFMGRNALDAASLMYQGLGLLRQQMPPTDRLHAVIREGGDRASVIPDLARLDLYVRSLAPATLRDLSHRVEDVARGAALMTGCTVEVHWDEHPPSLPVRTNGALLGRWVEAQRRRGRDPLPRGAVSEHLAASTDFGNVSYRIPGIHPLIRTSGPEAALHTREFAEAATGELARSAAADGAYGLAAVALDALHDPELARAVMQEFADAGGPVDVPGYFN, encoded by the coding sequence ATGATCGCCGACGACGCCGACCCCGGCCGTATCCCGCCCGCCCCGTCCACCGCGTACCTCGACGAGCTCGATGCCGCGCAGGCGGACGCCGTGGCGACTCAGCGACATCCGGGGTCGTCGTTCACCGGGGCCTGCGCGGATCTCCACCGCCGCCTGGGGGAGATCGCCGACGAGCTGCGACCCGAGCTGGTGGACCTCATGCTCGACCTCGCCGCACATCCCGAGACCGCCTTCGAGGAACATCGGTCGGCCGCCGTCATCGCCGATCTGCTCACTGCCCACGGCCTCGAGGTGCAGCGGGGCGCCCACGGCCTGGACACAGCGCTGCGTGCGGAGATCCCGGGGTCCGTGAACCGGCCGGGAGGATCGACCGGGACTCCGCCGGTGCCCGCGATCCTCGCGGAGTACGACGCCCTGCCCGGCATCGGCCACGGCTGCGGTCACAACGTCATCGCGGCGATGGGGGTCGGGGGTTTCCTCGCTCTGGCCGAGCTGGCCCGCGAGGACCCGCATGCGGTGCCGGGCCGGGTGGTCTTCCTCGGCACCCCTGCGGAGGAGGGGCACTCCGGCAAGGAGCTCATGGCTCGCGAGGGTGCCTTCGGTGACATCGACCTCGCCGTGATGGCGCACGCGTACCCGTATGACCTCGCCGACCAGGCGTGGCTCGGGCGCCGCACCCTCACCGTCGAGTTCCACGGGCACACCGCCCACGCCAGCGCGCAACCGTTCATGGGGCGCAACGCCCTGGATGCCGCGAGCCTCATGTACCAGGGTCTCGGGCTGCTGCGGCAGCAGATGCCCCCGACGGACCGCCTGCATGCCGTCATCCGTGAGGGTGGGGATCGTGCCAGCGTCATCCCCGACCTGGCCCGCCTGGACCTGTATGTGCGCTCTCTCGCCCCCGCCACCCTGCGGGACCTCTCGCATCGGGTGGAGGATGTCGCCCGCGGTGCGGCCCTCATGACCGGGTGCACCGTGGAGGTGCACTGGGACGAGCACCCGCCCTCTTTGCCTGTGCGCACGAATGGGGCCCTGCTCGGCCGCTGGGTCGAGGCGCAGCGCCGCCGAGGGCGCGACCCGCTGCCGCGTGGCGCGGTCTCCGAGCACCTCGCCGCGTCCACGGACTTCGGCAACGTCAGCTACCGGATCCCCGGCATCCACCCGCTGATCCGCACCTCCGGCCCCGAGGCGGCCCTGCACACCCGGGAGTTCGCCGAGGCCGCCACCGGGGAGCTCGCCCGCTCGGCCGCTGCCGACGGCGCCTACGGTCTCGCGGCCGTGGCGCTCGATGCCCTGCACGACCCCGAGCTCGCACGCGCCGTCATGCAGGAGTTCGCCGACGCCGGCGGCCCCGTCGACGTCCCCGGCTATTTCAACTGA
- a CDS encoding sodium-dependent transporter, translating into MSTTDRTTERADRGSFSGRSAFIFAAIGSAVGLGNIWRFPAVAYENGGGAFMIPYLVALLTAGIPLLFVDYAIGHRWRASAPLAWRRLRRWSEVFGWWQVLICVIIAAYYAVIIAWAVNYAVLSIGQRWGEDPEGYFFGSFTRSLTGADTHLAFDYTWPILVSIALVWIATTLTMVLGVQNGVARTSMIFIPLLVVMFLFLVVRALFLPGALTGLDALFRPNWSALANPAVWVAAYGQIFFSLSVAFGIMVTYASYLKKRTDLTGSGLVVGFANSSFELLAGIGVFAALGFMAQANGVQVSEVVTSGIGLAFVAFPTIISQAPGGALIGVLFFGSLVLAGFTSLVSIVEVIIAAVQDKFGLSRVASSLLVMVPLGLLSTLLFPTTMGLALLDTLDAFVNTYGIVLVALVSTVALAWLLRALPTLRDHLNHSGTFPVGRVWMLLTSVVAPLVLAVTLLFATRDLLVADEPYGGYPAWWVGVFGWGMAAALIVVAILLSLVPWSHRSHLDRLDSEGHEIAPEARPGHGLDAVAAEGAHTPHELR; encoded by the coding sequence ATGAGCACCACCGACCGGACCACGGAGAGGGCCGACCGCGGCTCCTTCTCCGGACGCTCCGCCTTCATCTTCGCCGCCATCGGTTCCGCCGTCGGCCTCGGCAACATCTGGCGCTTCCCCGCCGTCGCTTACGAGAACGGCGGCGGCGCGTTCATGATCCCCTACCTGGTGGCGCTGCTGACCGCGGGCATCCCCCTGCTCTTCGTCGACTACGCCATCGGCCACCGCTGGCGGGCCTCCGCTCCGCTGGCTTGGCGGCGCCTGCGCCGCTGGTCGGAGGTCTTCGGCTGGTGGCAGGTGCTGATCTGCGTGATCATCGCCGCCTACTACGCCGTGATCATCGCCTGGGCCGTGAACTACGCGGTGCTGTCGATCGGGCAGCGTTGGGGAGAGGATCCGGAGGGGTACTTCTTCGGCTCCTTCACCCGCTCGTTGACCGGCGCCGACACCCACCTGGCCTTCGATTACACCTGGCCGATCCTGGTCTCGATCGCGCTGGTGTGGATCGCCACCACCCTGACCATGGTGCTGGGGGTGCAGAACGGCGTGGCCCGCACCTCGATGATCTTCATCCCCCTGCTGGTGGTGATGTTCCTGTTCCTCGTGGTGCGCGCCCTGTTCCTGCCGGGGGCCCTGACGGGCCTCGATGCCCTGTTCCGGCCGAACTGGTCGGCACTGGCGAACCCGGCGGTGTGGGTCGCCGCCTACGGGCAGATCTTCTTCTCGCTGTCGGTGGCCTTCGGCATCATGGTCACCTACGCCTCCTACCTGAAGAAGCGCACCGACCTGACCGGTTCCGGCCTGGTGGTGGGCTTCGCGAACTCCAGCTTCGAGCTGCTCGCCGGCATCGGCGTGTTCGCGGCGCTGGGCTTCATGGCCCAGGCCAACGGCGTGCAGGTCTCCGAGGTCGTGACCTCCGGCATCGGCCTGGCCTTCGTGGCCTTCCCGACGATCATCTCCCAGGCCCCCGGCGGTGCGCTGATCGGCGTGCTGTTCTTCGGCTCCCTGGTGCTGGCGGGCTTCACCTCCCTGGTGTCGATCGTCGAGGTGATCATCGCGGCGGTGCAGGACAAGTTCGGCCTGAGCCGCGTGGCCTCCAGCCTGCTGGTCATGGTCCCGCTGGGGCTGCTGTCCACCCTGCTGTTCCCGACCACCATGGGCCTGGCACTGCTCGACACCCTCGACGCCTTCGTCAACACCTACGGCATCGTGCTCGTGGCGCTGGTCTCCACCGTCGCGCTGGCCTGGCTGCTGCGGGCCCTGCCGACGCTGCGCGACCACCTGAACCACTCGGGCACGTTCCCGGTCGGCCGCGTGTGGATGCTGCTCACCTCCGTGGTGGCCCCGCTGGTGCTCGCCGTGACCCTGCTGTTCGCCACCCGCGACCTGCTGGTCGCGGACGAGCCCTACGGCGGCTATCCGGCGTGGTGGGTGGGCGTGTTCGGCTGGGGCATGGCCGCGGCGCTGATCGTGGTGGCGATCCTGTTGTCGCTGGTGCCGTGGTCGCACCGCTCGCATCTGGATCGCCTCGACTCCGAGGGCCACGAGATCGCCCCGGAGGCCCGGCCCGGCCACGGACTCGACGCCGTCGCCGCCGAGGGTGCCCACACCCCGCACGAGCTGCGCTGA
- a CDS encoding methionine/alanine import family NSS transporter small subunit — protein sequence MSASAIAMLLIAIATLWGGLAAAIVNILRHPELED from the coding sequence ATGTCCGCATCCGCCATCGCCATGCTGCTGATCGCGATCGCCACTCTGTGGGGTGGTCTCGCCGCCGCGATCGTGAACATCCTGCGGCACCCCGAACTGGAGGACTGA
- a CDS encoding very short patch repair endonuclease, with the protein MSAIRRRDTRPELALRRALHRKGLRCFVDRAPLREFPRRRADVVFPQTRIAVFVDGCFWHGCPEHTRPSRANARWWTAKLQGNVARDRETDARLVDAGWWGVRIWEHEPVEEAACGVSQALIKQVVQNGVRTAGKKGTSVFTQGKGANRIRVIVDNKTGNIITVTNG; encoded by the coding sequence ATGAGCGCAATCCGACGTCGGGACACCCGTCCCGAGCTGGCGTTGCGCCGGGCACTGCACCGGAAGGGTCTTCGGTGCTTCGTGGACCGGGCACCCCTGCGGGAGTTTCCTCGTCGCCGCGCTGACGTCGTCTTTCCACAGACCCGCATCGCGGTCTTCGTCGACGGCTGCTTCTGGCACGGCTGCCCGGAGCACACCCGCCCGTCCCGGGCGAACGCTCGGTGGTGGACAGCAAAGCTCCAAGGGAACGTGGCGCGCGATCGGGAGACCGATGCGCGGCTCGTGGACGCCGGGTGGTGGGGGGTCCGCATCTGGGAGCACGAGCCCGTCGAGGAGGCGGCCTGCGGAGTGAGCCAAGCCCTCATCAAGCAGGTTGTTCAGAACGGCGTGAGGACTGCGGGCAAGAAGGGCACCTCAGTTTTTACACAGGGTAAAGGCGCGAACAGAATCCGCGTCATCGTCGACAACAAGACCGGCAACATTATCACCGTCACGAACGGGTGA
- a CDS encoding DUF2283 domain-containing protein, whose amino-acid sequence MRLTYDRDADAAYLMVVDSIAPGEATHQVELTHDGDVAGQFILDFDTDGKLLGLEVLFASDALHASVIAAAEPK is encoded by the coding sequence ATGAGACTGACGTACGACCGTGACGCGGACGCCGCCTACCTGATGGTGGTCGACAGTATCGCTCCCGGTGAAGCTACACATCAGGTCGAGCTGACCCACGACGGAGACGTCGCAGGCCAGTTCATCTTGGACTTCGACACTGATGGGAAACTGCTCGGACTAGAAGTTCTCTTCGCCTCGGACGCATTACATGCGTCCGTCATCGCCGCTGCTGAACCAAAGTAA
- a CDS encoding ISL3 family transposase, translating to MPDATFACPDLTTFTRLDELGLVAVGQRLEPDRAVIACRVVEPDQWCRRCGAEGVGCGTVVRRLAHEPFGWRPTTLLIRVRRYRCSGCGHVWRQETTAAAEPGAKLSRSAVRWALTGLVVQHLTVARIVEALAVAWHTANDAVLEEGRRVLIDDPARFDGVAVIGVDEHAWRHTRSGDRYVTVIIDLTPIRDGTGPARLLDMVSGRSKQVFKTWLDARPEEWKDRIEVVAMDGFTGFKTAAAEEIPDAVAVMDPFHVVRLAGDALDRCRRRVQQDLHGRRGRARGPLYKARRTLHTGAELLTAKQRKRIETLFADDQHAPVEATWGIYQRMVAAYRHPDRATGRGLMSQVIATLATGVPTALTELTSLGRTLKKRAADVLAYFDRPGTSNGPTEAINGRLEHLRGSALGFRNLSHYIARSLLEAGGFRPRLHPHLR from the coding sequence GTGCCTGACGCTACCTTCGCTTGCCCGGACCTGACCACCTTCACGCGCCTGGACGAGCTCGGCCTCGTCGCTGTCGGGCAGCGCCTGGAGCCCGATCGTGCCGTGATCGCCTGCCGAGTCGTGGAGCCGGACCAGTGGTGCCGCCGTTGTGGCGCCGAGGGCGTCGGGTGCGGCACGGTGGTCCGGCGCCTGGCGCACGAGCCATTCGGCTGGCGCCCCACGACGCTGCTGATCAGGGTGCGTCGCTACCGCTGCTCGGGCTGCGGGCACGTGTGGCGCCAGGAGACCACCGCAGCGGCTGAGCCGGGGGCGAAGCTGTCGCGATCGGCGGTCCGCTGGGCACTGACGGGACTGGTCGTCCAGCATCTGACGGTCGCCCGAATCGTCGAGGCTCTGGCGGTGGCGTGGCACACCGCGAACGACGCCGTCCTGGAAGAAGGACGGCGGGTGCTGATCGACGACCCCGCGCGCTTCGACGGCGTGGCCGTGATCGGCGTGGACGAGCACGCCTGGCGACACACCCGCTCGGGCGACAGGTACGTCACCGTCATCATCGACCTCACCCCGATCCGGGACGGCACCGGCCCGGCCCGGCTGCTCGACATGGTCTCCGGCCGCTCCAAGCAGGTCTTCAAGACCTGGCTCGACGCGCGGCCCGAGGAATGGAAGGACCGGATCGAGGTGGTCGCGATGGACGGGTTCACCGGGTTCAAGACCGCTGCCGCCGAAGAGATCCCCGACGCGGTCGCGGTCATGGACCCGTTCCACGTGGTGCGCCTGGCCGGCGATGCGCTGGACCGGTGTCGTCGCCGGGTCCAGCAGGACCTGCACGGTCGCCGCGGACGAGCCAGGGGCCCGCTCTACAAGGCCAGACGCACCCTGCACACCGGGGCCGAGCTGCTCACCGCCAAGCAGAGAAAGAGGATCGAGACGCTGTTCGCCGACGACCAGCACGCGCCGGTCGAGGCGACCTGGGGCATCTACCAACGCATGGTCGCCGCCTACCGGCACCCCGACCGCGCCACCGGGCGCGGCCTGATGAGCCAGGTCATCGCCACCCTCGCCACGGGCGTACCCACGGCGCTCACGGAACTGACCTCGCTGGGGCGCACGCTCAAGAAGCGGGCCGCGGACGTGCTGGCCTACTTCGACCGCCCCGGCACCAGCAACGGGCCGACAGAGGCGATCAACGGCCGCCTCGAACACCTGCGCGGCTCCGCCCTCGGGTTCCGCAACCTGAGTCACTACATCGCCCGGTCCCTACTCGAGGCCGGCGGGTTCAGACCACGCCTACACCCTCATCTGCGATGA
- a CDS encoding ABC transporter ATP-binding protein has translation MTDSETAAPPKAGLRELFSYLREHRGVLVIVLVISLVGAGLNLAQPVMVNQVITAVGEGRALTGAVAVLVGLVVGAGLVEAVQQYLLGRTAEGVVFGARRRLLARLLRLPIREYDARRTGDLVSRVGSDTTMVREALTGGLVDALSGALVFVGALVAMALLDLTLLGITLAVIVVAVVSVVAVSARVQALTLASQEALGRVAAGVERALSGVRTIRAAGATEREEGTLVADAQAAYDLGVRIVRISAVLWPVSGLAVQGAFLAVLGIGGYRVAAGTLSVADLVTFILFLFMMLMPLGTAFNAVITVRSALGALARIHEVLDLPTEEDGESALGRRSTAEKPIEPALPAMVTFDGVSFAYREGEPVLNEVSYAVPRGSTTAIVGPSGAGKSTLLALIERFYEPDHGTIRLDGTDIRDLPRSDLRSRIGYVEQDAPVLAGTIKDNLLLAAPTTDEARCRQVLASVNLLERIEQHPDGLNAVVGDDGVGLSGGERQRLAIARALIGDAPLLLLDEPTASLDGRNERAMHQAIRSAAVGRTVLIVAHRLATVADADQIIVLDAGRVTATGTHTELLNSSHLYRDLARHQLLAGANGASQ, from the coding sequence GTGACTGACAGCGAGACTGCCGCACCGCCCAAGGCGGGACTGCGTGAGTTGTTTTCTTACCTGCGGGAGCACCGCGGCGTGCTGGTGATCGTGCTGGTCATCTCGTTGGTGGGTGCCGGGCTGAACCTGGCGCAGCCGGTGATGGTCAACCAGGTCATCACCGCCGTGGGAGAGGGACGAGCACTCACCGGTGCGGTCGCGGTGCTGGTCGGCCTCGTCGTGGGCGCGGGCCTGGTGGAGGCCGTCCAGCAGTACCTGCTGGGACGCACCGCCGAGGGCGTGGTATTCGGCGCACGCCGCCGCCTGCTCGCACGCCTGCTGCGGCTGCCGATCAGAGAGTACGACGCCCGCCGCACCGGCGACCTGGTGTCTCGTGTCGGGTCGGACACCACCATGGTCCGCGAGGCGCTGACCGGTGGTCTGGTCGACGCCCTCAGCGGCGCGTTGGTCTTCGTCGGGGCGCTGGTGGCGATGGCGTTGCTGGACCTGACCCTGCTGGGCATCACCTTGGCTGTGATCGTGGTCGCCGTCGTCAGCGTGGTGGCCGTCAGCGCCCGCGTCCAGGCCCTGACCCTGGCCTCGCAGGAAGCCCTGGGTCGAGTCGCGGCCGGGGTCGAGCGAGCACTGTCGGGAGTGCGCACCATCCGGGCCGCCGGTGCCACCGAACGCGAGGAGGGCACGCTCGTCGCCGATGCACAGGCCGCCTATGACCTGGGAGTGCGGATCGTGCGCATCAGCGCCGTGCTGTGGCCGGTCAGCGGGCTGGCCGTGCAGGGCGCATTCCTCGCAGTGCTGGGCATCGGCGGCTACCGGGTCGCCGCCGGCACGTTGTCGGTGGCCGACCTGGTGACCTTCATCCTCTTCCTGTTCATGATGCTCATGCCACTGGGCACCGCGTTCAACGCCGTCATCACCGTGCGCTCCGCCCTGGGTGCCCTGGCGCGCATCCACGAGGTCCTGGACCTGCCGACCGAGGAGGACGGTGAGTCCGCGTTGGGCCGTCGGTCTACTGCTGAGAAGCCCATCGAGCCGGCCCTGCCGGCGATGGTCACCTTCGACGGCGTCTCCTTCGCCTACCGGGAGGGCGAGCCCGTGCTGAACGAGGTGAGCTACGCCGTCCCGCGCGGGTCGACCACCGCGATCGTCGGGCCATCGGGTGCGGGCAAGTCCACACTCCTGGCCCTCATCGAGCGCTTCTACGAACCCGACCACGGAACCATCCGCCTCGACGGGACTGACATCCGAGACCTACCCCGATCGGACCTGCGCTCCCGGATCGGCTACGTCGAACAAGACGCCCCCGTGCTGGCCGGCACCATCAAAGACAACCTCCTCCTGGCCGCACCGACCACGGATGAAGCTCGCTGCCGGCAAGTCCTCGCGAGCGTAAACCTGCTGGAGCGCATCGAGCAGCACCCCGACGGCTTGAACGCCGTGGTCGGAGACGACGGCGTGGGCCTGTCCGGCGGGGAACGCCAACGCCTAGCGATCGCCCGCGCACTGATCGGTGACGCCCCGCTGCTCCTGCTCGACGAGCCAACCGCGAGTCTCGACGGACGCAACGAGCGCGCCATGCACCAGGCCATCCGCTCGGCTGCCGTCGGGCGAACCGTGCTGATCGTGGCCCACCGGCTGGCCACCGTGGCCGATGCCGACCAGATCATCGTCCTCGACGCCGGCCGCGTCACCGCCACCGGCACCCACACCGAACTCCTGAACAGCAGTCACCTCTACCGCGACCTCGCACGTCATCAACTCCTCGCCGGCGCGAACGGCGCATCCCAATAA
- a CDS encoding glycoside hydrolase family 101 beta sandwich domain-containing protein — protein sequence MVASSTACTDTADREGQVVLADGTTATSRVTSVSGTQIPTDRTITTDGQVVYTGGTYLLPWTDGEPRLYHWNPDGGTSTWHLTDQWASQTSLTAYRLTDTGRVDPVTVPVVDGAVTLTAEAGSAYVLYPTSELPTPVDPEWGQETAVNNPGFFSTDLSGWNTHGNASVEITDRGNAQAVLGEGKSSISQQLRDPENPAANLPAGTYSAWAWVEVEPGQTRRVTVTASGPGARGLDGTGKPVSASIDSSTALNATASDEKHRTYFQRVRVVFRSTGKPVHLTIAADKGSAPVRVDDVRVVPFTPADDPAPTAGTILFEDFEHVDTGYGPFVTGSGNAGGDARTQLAERHEPYSQSGWYGINQSGAVVPGGKLTDNVLRGDWSLMANEENNGLILRATSATLPLQPGHRYRLTMDHQTAFADTYSVVIGSDTVAAPPQEQERERIPLPQARETERFTHEFVVPADGTVPWIGIVKTGGGRQANLTIDDLRVEDLGRVR from the coding sequence ATGGTGGCCAGCTCGACCGCCTGCACGGACACCGCGGACCGTGAGGGCCAGGTGGTCCTCGCCGACGGCACCACCGCCACGTCGCGGGTGACCTCCGTGTCGGGCACCCAGATCCCGACGGACCGCACCATCACCACCGACGGCCAGGTGGTCTACACCGGCGGGACGTACCTGCTGCCGTGGACCGACGGCGAACCGCGTCTGTACCACTGGAACCCTGACGGCGGGACCTCCACCTGGCACCTGACGGACCAGTGGGCCTCGCAGACCTCTCTGACCGCCTACCGCCTGACCGACACCGGTCGCGTGGATCCGGTGACGGTGCCCGTGGTCGATGGGGCCGTGACGCTCACGGCGGAGGCGGGGAGCGCGTACGTGCTCTACCCGACCTCCGAGCTGCCGACGCCCGTCGATCCCGAGTGGGGTCAGGAAACCGCGGTGAACAACCCCGGGTTCTTCTCCACCGACCTGAGCGGGTGGAACACGCACGGGAACGCCTCGGTGGAGATCACCGACCGCGGCAACGCCCAGGCGGTGCTCGGCGAGGGGAAGTCCTCCATCTCCCAGCAGCTGCGCGACCCGGAGAACCCGGCCGCGAATCTGCCCGCCGGCACCTACTCGGCATGGGCCTGGGTGGAGGTCGAGCCCGGTCAGACGCGGCGGGTGACCGTCACCGCCTCGGGCCCCGGCGCACGGGGCCTCGACGGCACCGGCAAACCGGTCAGCGCGAGCATCGACTCCTCGACGGCTCTGAACGCCACCGCCTCCGATGAGAAGCACCGCACGTACTTCCAGCGGGTGCGCGTGGTGTTCCGGTCCACCGGCAAGCCCGTCCACCTCACCATCGCCGCCGACAAGGGATCGGCCCCGGTGCGCGTGGACGACGTGCGCGTCGTCCCGTTCACGCCGGCCGATGATCCGGCTCCGACCGCCGGCACCATCCTGTTCGAGGACTTCGAGCATGTGGACACCGGATACGGCCCCTTCGTGACCGGGAGCGGCAACGCCGGCGGTGACGCCCGGACGCAGCTGGCGGAGCGGCATGAGCCGTACTCGCAGTCCGGGTGGTACGGGATCAACCAGAGCGGCGCCGTCGTCCCCGGCGGCAAGCTCACGGACAACGTTCTGCGCGGCGACTGGTCGCTGATGGCGAACGAGGAGAACAACGGACTGATCCTGCGGGCCACCTCCGCCACGCTGCCTCTGCAGCCGGGCCACCGGTACCGCCTCACGATGGATCATCAGACGGCGTTCGCGGACACCTACTCCGTCGTGATCGGCTCCGACACCGTCGCCGCTCCGCCGCAGGAACAGGAGCGCGAACGCATCCCCCTGCCGCAGGCCCGCGAGACCGAGCGCTTCACCCACGAGTTCGTGGTGCCCGCCGATGGGACCGTTCCCTGGATCGGGATCGTGAAGACCGGCGGCGGTCGCCAGGCCAACCTCACGATCGATGATCTCCGGGTGGAGGACCTCGGCCGGGTGCGGTGA